Proteins from one Shewanella pealeana ATCC 700345 genomic window:
- a CDS encoding YceH family protein has translation MELTPHEARVIGVLLEKEITTPEQYPLSLNSLTSGCNQKTSREPVLNLSESEVQNTLDALTKKRLISEQSGFGSRVVKYKHRFCNTEFSDLQLKSSELAVICLLLLRGPQTPGELRTRSNRLHDFHDVSEVEATLNELHRREAPLVMLLAKEPGKREARYRQLFSEVDANLVQALSSSLGAETASPQEKSALEARVCTLEQEVTELKAQLQSLLNN, from the coding sequence ATGGAACTGACTCCACATGAAGCGCGTGTTATCGGGGTTTTACTCGAAAAAGAGATCACTACCCCAGAGCAATATCCCCTCTCCCTCAACAGCTTAACCTCAGGCTGCAATCAAAAAACCAGCAGAGAACCCGTGCTCAATCTTAGTGAGTCAGAGGTACAAAATACCTTAGATGCACTGACTAAGAAGCGATTGATCTCAGAGCAATCAGGCTTTGGCAGCCGAGTGGTGAAATACAAGCACCGTTTCTGCAATACCGAATTTAGCGATTTACAGCTGAAATCTTCCGAACTGGCCGTTATCTGTCTTCTACTCCTTCGCGGACCGCAAACACCTGGAGAACTCAGGACTCGCAGTAACCGCCTACATGATTTTCATGATGTAAGCGAAGTCGAGGCTACTTTAAACGAGCTACACAGACGAGAAGCGCCTCTTGTTATGCTTTTAGCTAAAGAACCGGGTAAACGTGAAGCACGCTATCGCCAACTATTTAGCGAAGTCGATGCAAATCTAGTGCAAGCATTATCATCTAGCTTAGGAGCTGAAACCGCAAGCCCACAAGAAAAGAGTGCCTTAGAAGCGAGAGTCTGCACGCTTGAGCAAGAAGTCACTGAGCTTAAAGCTCAATTGCAAAGCTTACTTAATAATTAA
- a CDS encoding NAD(P)-dependent oxidoreductase — MAKVAFIGLGVMGYPMAGHLVKHGHQVTVYNRTEAKAQAWAKEHGGEYQLTPRAAAEGQEIVFVCVGNDDDLRQVTLGDTGALAGMDSESILVDHTTASADVAREINAVALSLDIGFMDAPVSGGQAGAENGVLTVMAGGEQSTFDTAKPVIDSYARCVELLGEVGAGQLTKMVNQICIAGVVQGLAEGLHFARSAGLDGEKVVEVISKGAAQSWQMENRYQTMWQGEYNLGFAVDWMRKDLGIALTEARRNGSHLPLTALVDQFYSEVQGLGGSRWDTSSLLAKLEKNRG; from the coding sequence ATGGCTAAAGTTGCATTTATTGGTTTGGGCGTGATGGGTTACCCCATGGCCGGGCATCTTGTTAAACATGGGCATCAAGTCACGGTTTATAACCGCACAGAGGCGAAAGCTCAAGCTTGGGCAAAAGAGCATGGCGGCGAATATCAACTCACTCCAAGAGCGGCGGCCGAAGGACAAGAGATTGTTTTTGTATGTGTCGGAAATGATGACGATTTACGTCAGGTAACCTTAGGCGATACCGGTGCTTTGGCTGGTATGGACTCTGAAAGTATTTTAGTTGATCACACTACAGCTTCTGCCGATGTTGCCCGAGAAATTAACGCGGTAGCGCTGTCATTAGATATTGGTTTTATGGACGCTCCTGTATCAGGCGGACAAGCTGGCGCTGAAAACGGTGTCTTGACTGTGATGGCTGGCGGCGAACAATCAACATTCGATACGGCAAAGCCTGTCATTGACAGTTATGCTCGCTGCGTAGAGTTGCTAGGTGAGGTTGGAGCTGGACAACTGACTAAGATGGTTAACCAAATTTGTATCGCTGGTGTGGTCCAAGGTCTAGCTGAAGGCCTGCATTTTGCTCGAAGCGCAGGCTTAGATGGTGAAAAGGTCGTCGAAGTGATCAGTAAAGGAGCGGCACAATCCTGGCAGATGGAAAACCGTTATCAAACCATGTGGCAGGGCGAGTATAACCTTGGTTTTGCAGTTGATTGGATGCGTAAAGACTTAGGAATTGCGCTCACTGAAGCGCGCCGCAACGGCTCTCACTTGCCGTTAACGGCTTTAGTCGATCAATTTTATTCAGAAGTGCAGGGTCTTGGTGGTTCTCGTTGGGATACATCGAGTCTTTTAGCAAAACTGGAAAAGAATCGTGGTTAG
- the sbcB gene encoding exodeoxyribonuclease I, whose protein sequence is MSTNNQPTLFWHDYETFGANPAKDRPSQFAGVRTDMDLNIIGEPETFYCKLANDYLPSPEAILITGITPQLANLKGMPEAEFMDKINSLFSQPKTCVVGYNSLRFDDEVSRYGFYRNFIDPYAREWQNGNSRWDIIDLVRACYAFRPEGINWPEKEDGSPSFKLEQLTVANGLSHEKAHDAMSDVYATIDMAKLIKSVQPKLFDYYFSLRLKQQVSKLIDVLEMKPLVHVSSKISALNGCTTIIAPVAYHSTNKNAVICVNLAMDVTPLIELSVEEIRERMYTRRSDLAPDELPIGLKQIHINKSPFIAAANTLTDENAARLDFDKAFARAQYKKLKQHPELREKLVAVFDVEHEGKTVDPDQALYSGGFFSSADKAKIEIIRHTQPRNLAALELDFDDQRLSEMLFRYRARNYPETLDDSEQYRWREFCQTRLNDPDYIIRLENLLEETEQDESKQKLLQALCHYLRNL, encoded by the coding sequence ATGTCTACCAATAACCAACCCACCCTCTTCTGGCACGATTATGAAACCTTCGGCGCCAATCCAGCGAAAGACAGGCCTTCTCAATTTGCTGGTGTGCGCACAGATATGGACCTTAATATCATTGGTGAGCCAGAAACCTTTTATTGTAAGCTCGCGAATGATTATTTACCGTCGCCTGAAGCTATTCTGATCACAGGTATTACTCCGCAACTTGCTAACTTAAAAGGTATGCCTGAAGCCGAGTTCATGGACAAGATTAATAGCCTCTTTAGTCAGCCTAAGACTTGTGTGGTTGGTTACAACTCATTGCGCTTTGATGATGAAGTGTCGCGCTACGGTTTTTATCGTAACTTTATCGACCCTTATGCCCGTGAGTGGCAAAACGGCAACAGCCGCTGGGATATTATCGATCTAGTGCGTGCCTGCTACGCCTTTAGACCTGAAGGCATAAACTGGCCAGAGAAAGAAGATGGCTCGCCAAGCTTTAAGCTTGAGCAGCTTACCGTGGCCAATGGCTTAAGCCATGAAAAAGCCCATGATGCGATGTCTGATGTATATGCCACTATTGATATGGCAAAGCTAATTAAATCAGTACAGCCAAAACTGTTTGATTATTACTTTAGCCTTAGACTAAAACAGCAAGTCTCTAAACTTATCGATGTGCTAGAGATGAAGCCACTCGTTCATGTCAGCTCTAAAATTAGTGCGCTTAATGGTTGCACTACAATCATTGCGCCTGTGGCCTATCACTCCACCAATAAAAATGCCGTTATTTGCGTTAATCTTGCCATGGATGTCACACCGCTGATTGAGTTAAGTGTCGAAGAGATCCGTGAGCGTATGTATACCCGTCGCAGTGATTTAGCGCCTGATGAGTTGCCTATTGGGTTAAAGCAAATCCATATCAATAAGAGTCCATTTATTGCAGCGGCTAATACGTTAACTGACGAAAATGCAGCAAGACTCGATTTTGATAAGGCCTTTGCCAGAGCACAGTACAAAAAGCTTAAGCAGCACCCTGAATTACGCGAAAAATTGGTTGCGGTATTTGATGTAGAGCATGAAGGCAAAACGGTTGACCCCGATCAGGCCCTATATAGTGGTGGCTTCTTTAGCAGTGCCGACAAGGCAAAGATTGAGATCATTCGTCATACACAACCCCGTAATCTCGCAGCGTTAGAACTTGATTTTGATGACCAGCGACTTTCTGAAATGTTATTTAGATATCGCGCACGTAATTATCCAGAAACGCTCGATGATAGTGAGCAGTATCGCTGGCGTGAGTTTTGTCAAACTAGACTTAATGACCCTGATTACATCATTCGTTTAGAAAACTTGCTTGAAGAGACCGAGCAAGACGAATCTAAGCAAAAATTATTACAGGCTTTATGTCATTATCTTAGAAACCTATAA
- a CDS encoding ABC transporter permease → MLKNTLLLAQFELKKMLFNPRGLIALVAFSLVWLLILLYPISGASSFLLNPDFRGLIEGIFGPQAVNKLFKWPVAEMAVYWIAALYIFPLFSIFVSADQFATDKSRGTFRFYTLRTGRDSLFFGRYLGHMALQSLLLVLTVIATIVLAVSRDATLLMPALFSGLIVTVNLIIVLLPYTALMALLSLYANSARQATIYAILVWALMSVSIAIINNYLPIISELKWILPGSQISLMINTQGLGSFIYAPVPLLQAIALLLLGKIYINRSAL, encoded by the coding sequence ATGCTTAAAAATACGCTATTACTCGCTCAGTTTGAGCTTAAAAAAATGCTTTTTAACCCAAGAGGCTTAATTGCACTCGTCGCATTTTCGCTCGTTTGGCTACTCATTTTGCTCTACCCTATTAGTGGTGCATCAAGCTTCTTACTCAACCCAGATTTTAGAGGCTTAATCGAAGGGATCTTCGGCCCACAAGCGGTAAACAAACTGTTTAAATGGCCAGTGGCGGAAATGGCTGTCTATTGGATTGCAGCGCTTTATATCTTCCCACTATTTAGCATCTTTGTATCCGCAGACCAATTCGCAACCGATAAGTCACGAGGCACCTTCCGCTTCTACACTCTGAGAACAGGGCGAGACAGCCTGTTTTTTGGTCGTTACCTAGGTCATATGGCATTACAGAGTCTGTTACTAGTATTGACCGTCATTGCCACAATTGTGCTTGCCGTTAGCCGAGATGCAACACTGTTAATGCCGGCTCTATTCTCAGGCCTTATCGTTACAGTTAACCTCATCATAGTATTATTACCTTATACCGCGTTGATGGCGCTATTATCGCTTTATGCCAATTCGGCTCGCCAAGCTACTATCTACGCAATCTTAGTTTGGGCCCTGATGTCGGTGAGCATCGCTATCATCAACAACTATTTACCCATTATCAGCGAATTGAAGTGGATCCTTCCAGGCTCTCAAATCTCCTTGATGATAAATACCCAAGGTTTAGGCAGCTTTATCTACGCTCCGGTACCATTATTACAAGCCATTGCGTTGCTGTTATTAGGCAAAATATATATCAATAGGAGCGCATTATGA
- a CDS encoding CvfB family protein — MIQIGKTCKLEVVKQVDFGVYLDAKEMGQVLLPRKAVPKDCHVGDMVNVFLYLDSEDMIIATTKRPYAQVGQFAYLEAKENGPYGAFLDWGLEKDLLLPFGEQHREIEVGKSYLVYIYTSHVDDRIVASAKVDKFLDLSEPKFRNDEEVNLIIGGSTDLGYKAIINNTHWGVLYKNEVYTRLSFGQKLKGFIKRMRSDGKIDLILQKGAKEELDKHSVTIMIKLNQAGGFLPLNDKTDADVIYSQLSMSKKAFKKSIGGLYKSKQITISPDGIRLAD, encoded by the coding sequence ATGATCCAGATAGGCAAAACCTGTAAGTTAGAAGTCGTCAAACAAGTTGATTTTGGTGTCTATTTAGACGCTAAAGAGATGGGCCAGGTACTTCTTCCTCGCAAAGCTGTACCAAAGGATTGCCATGTTGGAGATATGGTCAATGTGTTTCTCTATTTAGACTCAGAAGATATGATCATTGCAACGACTAAGCGTCCTTATGCACAAGTCGGTCAATTTGCTTATCTAGAAGCAAAAGAAAATGGCCCATATGGCGCCTTTTTGGATTGGGGCTTAGAAAAAGACCTGTTATTACCTTTTGGTGAGCAACACAGAGAAATCGAGGTGGGTAAGTCCTACTTGGTTTACATCTATACCAGCCATGTCGACGACCGTATCGTTGCATCTGCTAAAGTCGATAAATTCCTCGACTTATCTGAACCTAAATTCCGCAATGATGAAGAAGTTAATCTAATCATTGGTGGCTCAACCGATCTTGGTTATAAAGCCATCATAAACAATACCCACTGGGGCGTATTGTACAAAAATGAAGTTTATACGCGTTTAAGTTTTGGCCAAAAGCTGAAAGGCTTTATTAAGCGTATGAGAAGCGACGGTAAAATCGATCTGATTTTACAAAAAGGCGCGAAAGAGGAGCTTGATAAGCACTCTGTCACTATCATGATTAAACTAAATCAAGCTGGCGGTTTCCTACCACTCAATGATAAGACCGATGCTGATGTGATCTATTCACAACTGTCTATGAGTAAGAAAGCCTTTAAAAAGAGTATCGGTGGCCTTTATAAGAGTAAGCAGATCACTATTTCACCAGATGGGATCCGTCTAGCAGACTAA
- a CDS encoding ABC transporter ATP-binding protein, whose product MSLVSCKGLSKSYGGKQALSQVSITLEAGSPIALVGPNGAGKTTLFSLLCGFITPSSGEVSLLGEKPGSAALLGRVASLPQDAALDPNLDIITQLTLFASLQGFSAKAAKAEGLRVLTLVDLVDSAQQKPKSLSHGMSKRVSIAQALIGSPELVLLDEPTAGLDPANAKKIRELVKKLSNTTTFIISSHNLDELEKLCDQVLYLEQGQLSQSVSMKESLHEDYLTLTMQQCDASALISAVMELADISSIDERQANQFLIKHNSEETYAIEMALLSLFKQHNWQYKAILKGRTLEEKLFSQP is encoded by the coding sequence ATGAGCTTAGTGAGTTGCAAGGGCTTATCTAAGTCCTACGGTGGTAAACAAGCCTTAAGTCAAGTGAGCATTACCCTAGAAGCTGGCAGCCCTATAGCATTAGTTGGGCCTAATGGCGCAGGTAAAACCACTTTATTTAGCCTGCTGTGCGGATTTATCACACCATCCTCAGGAGAAGTGTCTTTACTAGGAGAAAAACCTGGCAGCGCTGCATTGCTAGGTAGAGTCGCCTCTCTTCCTCAAGATGCTGCGCTCGATCCAAATCTTGATATCATCACTCAGCTAACGCTGTTTGCAAGTCTACAGGGGTTTTCGGCTAAGGCGGCTAAAGCCGAAGGACTAAGAGTTCTGACATTGGTCGACTTGGTCGACAGTGCACAGCAAAAGCCGAAATCATTAAGCCATGGTATGTCGAAGCGTGTTTCAATCGCTCAAGCTCTTATCGGCTCGCCTGAGTTAGTACTTCTCGATGAACCAACAGCAGGCTTAGATCCTGCAAATGCTAAGAAGATCAGAGAATTAGTTAAGAAACTTTCCAATACAACGACCTTCATCATCAGCTCACATAATTTGGACGAACTAGAAAAACTATGTGATCAAGTACTCTATCTTGAGCAAGGCCAACTAAGCCAATCGGTATCAATGAAAGAGTCACTACATGAAGATTACTTGACACTTACCATGCAACAATGTGATGCAAGTGCCTTGATCTCGGCGGTAATGGAGCTTGCCGACATTAGCTCTATCGATGAGCGTCAAGCCAACCAGTTTTTAATTAAGCATAATAGCGAAGAAACTTATGCTATCGAAATGGCTTTACTCAGCTTATTTAAACAACACAATTGGCAATATAAGGCTATCTTGAAAGGACGCACCCTAGAGGAAAAGCTGTTTTCTCAGCCTTGA
- the cdd gene encoding cytidine deaminase produces the protein MQDRFLKSIAKLPEPLATAIVPLLDKDFAGHIDAQQLAELQAASKMELNELLLALLPIAAALARPPISQFHVGAIAKGKSGDIYMGANIELPGEALFHSVHAEQSAISHAWLSGESIIEDIIVNASPCGHCRQFINELVDGGKVNIHLPDQATAPLSHYLPYAFGPSDLDVTEPLLSKQQQTLTLDSNDPMIIEGLDHAGLSYAPYTKAYASVVLETKDGATYCGRYAENAAFNPSMQPMQMALSTMARHNRDFSEINRAVLIESSKGVISLVGAAMDALHSVAAVELEHIVVEPE, from the coding sequence ATGCAGGACCGGTTCTTAAAAAGCATAGCTAAGTTACCAGAGCCACTAGCAACCGCTATCGTACCATTGCTCGATAAAGACTTTGCTGGCCATATCGATGCTCAGCAGTTAGCAGAGCTACAAGCAGCAAGCAAGATGGAGCTAAACGAACTACTTTTAGCCCTGCTTCCCATTGCAGCCGCTTTAGCCAGACCGCCGATTAGTCAGTTTCATGTAGGGGCTATCGCTAAAGGTAAAAGCGGTGATATCTATATGGGCGCGAATATTGAATTGCCAGGTGAAGCGCTTTTTCATTCCGTACATGCTGAGCAGAGCGCCATTAGCCACGCATGGTTAAGCGGCGAAAGCATTATTGAAGACATCATAGTCAATGCCTCACCTTGCGGCCATTGTCGTCAATTTATCAATGAGCTCGTTGACGGTGGTAAAGTTAACATTCACTTACCTGACCAAGCCACTGCGCCGCTTTCTCACTACTTGCCTTATGCATTCGGCCCAAGCGATCTTGATGTCACTGAGCCTTTGCTTTCAAAACAGCAGCAGACGCTGACATTAGATTCTAACGACCCGATGATCATCGAAGGGTTAGATCATGCAGGACTAAGCTATGCGCCTTACACTAAAGCCTATGCTTCTGTCGTTTTAGAGACTAAAGATGGTGCGACATACTGTGGACGCTACGCCGAGAACGCTGCGTTTAACCCATCAATGCAACCCATGCAAATGGCGTTATCGACCATGGCGCGTCATAACCGCGATTTCAGCGAAATTAATCGCGCGGTGTTGATTGAGTCTTCTAAAGGGGTGATATCGTTGGTAGGCGCGGCTATGGACGCCCTGCACAGTGTTGCAGCTGTTGAGCTTGAACATATTGTGGTTGAGCCAGAGTAA
- the rlmA gene encoding 23S rRNA (guanine(745)-N(1))-methyltransferase, translating to MIYRCPLCEQALSKQDKTWCCPANHRFDCAKEGYVNLLPVQKKKSSDPGDNKEMMFARREFLNKGYYQVLSDKVNLLANEYLDGARSGLDIGCGEGYYSNRLVESLSPDFVLYGVDISKSALKYAAKRYPKIAFSVASAFDMPFPDNSFDFMLRIYAPSLDVELKRVIKPGGMLITVCAGPRHHFALKELIYDNPKEHTQEASHIEGFELVHQERIEQLLTLSDSDDIGHFLKMTPYNWKLTEEQKLALANSGLSCELDFKVEVFRAL from the coding sequence ATGATTTACCGCTGCCCATTATGTGAACAGGCTTTATCAAAACAAGATAAGACCTGGTGCTGCCCAGCAAACCATAGATTTGATTGTGCAAAAGAAGGGTATGTGAATCTACTACCTGTACAGAAGAAGAAATCGAGCGATCCCGGTGACAATAAAGAGATGATGTTCGCTAGGCGCGAGTTTCTCAATAAAGGTTATTACCAGGTCCTTAGTGACAAGGTCAATCTTTTAGCTAACGAGTATTTAGATGGTGCGCGCTCTGGCTTAGATATTGGCTGCGGGGAAGGCTATTATTCAAATCGCTTGGTTGAGAGCTTATCACCAGATTTTGTTCTTTATGGTGTCGATATCAGTAAATCAGCTCTTAAGTATGCAGCAAAGCGTTATCCAAAGATCGCTTTTAGTGTCGCCAGTGCCTTTGATATGCCATTCCCTGATAATAGTTTCGACTTTATGTTGCGTATTTATGCGCCGTCTCTAGATGTAGAGCTTAAACGGGTGATTAAACCGGGCGGGATGTTAATTACGGTTTGCGCTGGGCCTAGGCATCATTTTGCTCTTAAAGAGTTAATTTATGACAACCCAAAAGAGCACACTCAAGAAGCTTCACACATAGAGGGCTTTGAGCTAGTTCATCAGGAGCGGATTGAGCAGTTGTTAACACTTAGCGATTCTGACGACATCGGCCATTTCTTAAAAATGACACCTTATAACTGGAAATTAACAGAAGAACAAAAATTAGCATTGGCTAATTCTGGCTTGAGTTGTGAGTTAGATTTTAAAGTGGAAGTCTTTAGAGCCTTATAA
- a CDS encoding adenosylmethionine decarboxylase, whose amino-acid sequence MFFEGSEKKIELHMSRSAVSLRSLPKDFWQQALAEAGAEILSVLSNQHCDAYVLSESSLFVWERKLLLITCGNTRLVDAATYMITQLGTKFISSLSYQRKSEFLSYLQASRFEDDIEQLKGHIPGIAYRVGHLDNHHHYLFCSQPTQDRNSGASLLMYHIKGEVAEYLRSDKQSSEQIRCLLQLERLLPQFQFDDYLFKPCGYSVNGMFEDRFITIHITPQERSSYVSIETNLNFSQYPFNIFSELLKILSPSSWDIIGMNTQINNQDFPSHRRLASCNLQLNQLNEFNYNHYIQADSEILCAEVL is encoded by the coding sequence ATGTTTTTTGAAGGGTCGGAGAAGAAAATAGAGCTACACATGAGTCGTAGTGCTGTTTCATTACGATCTTTGCCTAAAGACTTTTGGCAGCAAGCACTTGCAGAGGCCGGAGCCGAGATCTTATCGGTGCTTTCAAATCAACACTGTGATGCCTATGTGCTGAGTGAATCGAGTTTATTCGTCTGGGAACGTAAACTGCTATTAATCACATGTGGAAACACCCGCTTAGTCGATGCTGCCACTTATATGATTACACAGCTTGGTACAAAGTTTATCTCAAGCTTAAGCTATCAACGTAAGAGTGAATTTTTGTCTTATCTCCAAGCAAGCCGCTTCGAGGATGATATAGAGCAACTTAAGGGCCACATACCGGGCATTGCATATCGAGTAGGGCATTTAGATAACCACCACCATTACCTATTTTGTAGTCAACCGACCCAAGATAGGAATAGTGGTGCGAGTTTGTTGATGTATCACATCAAAGGTGAAGTAGCTGAGTATTTACGCAGCGATAAACAATCAAGCGAACAGATCCGCTGTTTATTGCAATTAGAGCGGTTATTACCTCAGTTTCAGTTTGATGATTACCTATTTAAACCATGTGGTTATTCAGTCAATGGCATGTTTGAAGATAGGTTTATAACCATACATATCACACCTCAAGAGCGAAGCTCTTACGTGAGTATTGAAACAAACTTGAATTTTTCGCAATATCCGTTCAATATTTTCTCCGAGTTGTTGAAAATATTGAGCCCCAGCAGTTGGGACATCATTGGGATGAATACGCAGATTAACAATCAAGACTTCCCTTCTCATCGAAGGCTAGCGAGTTGTAATCTACAGTTAAATCAACTTAATGAATTTAATTACAATCACTATATTCAAGCGGACAGTGAAATCCTGTGTGCAGAAGTATTGTGA
- a CDS encoding cold-shock protein, translating into MSQVTGVVKWFNSDKGFGFIEQESGPDVFVHFRAINSDGFKTLDEGQKVQFTVTQGQKGPQAENVTVV; encoded by the coding sequence ATGTCTCAAGTTACTGGCGTTGTTAAGTGGTTCAACTCTGATAAAGGTTTCGGATTTATCGAGCAAGAGTCTGGTCCAGACGTATTCGTTCACTTCCGCGCTATCAACTCTGACGGTTTCAAGACTCTTGACGAAGGTCAAAAAGTTCAGTTTACTGTTACTCAAGGTCAAAAAGGCCCACAAGCTGAGAACGTAACTGTAGTTTAA
- the speA gene encoding biosynthetic arginine decarboxylase — MSNWSIDDARASYNVNHWSQGLYGISDDGEVTVSPDPSRPDCKIGLNEMAKDMVKSGVALPVLVRFPQILHHRVNSVCQAFNQAINKYQYENDYLLVYPIKVNQQQTVVEEILASQVAKEVPQLGLEAGSKPELMAVLAMAQKASSVIICNGYKDKEYIRLALIGEKLGHKVYIVLEKMSELKVVLEQAKELGVTPRLGLRVRLAFQGKGKWQASGGEKSKFGLSAAQVLQVINSLKQENMLESLELLHFHLGSQIANIRDIRQGVSEAGRFYCELMKLGASVKCFDVGGGLAVDYDGTRSQSSHSMNYGLTEYANNIVSVLTDMCKEYEQPMPRIISESGRYLTAHHAVLLTDVIGTEAYKPEDIQPPAEDAPQLLHNMWQSWIEVSGKADQRALIEIYHDCQSDLTEVHSLFAVGQLGLAERAWAEQVNLRVCYELQGSMSAKYRFHRPVIDELNEKLADKFFVNFSLFQSLPDAWGIDQVFPVMPLSGLDKAPESRAVMLDITCDSDGTVDQYVEGQGIETTLPVPAWTQESPYLIGFFLVGAYQEILGDMHNLFGDTNSAVVRLDDDARTNVESVLAGDTVADVLRYVNLDAVSFMRTYEELVNKHIAEDERANILEELQLGLKGYTYLEDFS, encoded by the coding sequence ATGAGCAATTGGTCTATTGATGATGCACGCGCAAGTTATAACGTAAATCACTGGAGCCAAGGACTATACGGCATTAGCGATGATGGAGAGGTGACTGTTTCACCAGATCCAAGCCGCCCAGATTGTAAGATTGGTTTGAATGAAATGGCAAAAGATATGGTTAAGTCAGGTGTGGCTTTACCCGTTTTGGTGCGTTTCCCACAAATTTTACATCATAGAGTAAATAGTGTTTGTCAGGCATTTAATCAGGCAATTAATAAGTATCAATATGAAAATGATTACTTACTGGTTTACCCGATTAAAGTGAACCAACAGCAAACTGTTGTTGAAGAGATCCTTGCCAGCCAGGTAGCAAAAGAAGTACCACAGCTAGGTTTAGAAGCGGGCAGTAAGCCGGAGCTAATGGCAGTACTGGCGATGGCTCAAAAAGCCAGTTCGGTGATCATTTGTAACGGCTATAAAGATAAAGAATATATCCGTCTTGCCTTAATCGGTGAAAAGCTAGGTCACAAGGTGTATATCGTCCTTGAGAAGATGTCAGAGCTTAAAGTCGTGCTTGAGCAAGCTAAAGAGCTCGGCGTTACGCCGCGTCTTGGTTTACGTGTCCGTTTGGCATTCCAAGGTAAAGGTAAGTGGCAGGCTAGTGGTGGCGAGAAGTCAAAGTTTGGATTGAGTGCTGCTCAGGTGTTGCAAGTGATCAACTCACTTAAGCAGGAAAACATGCTTGAGTCATTAGAGTTGTTGCACTTCCACTTAGGTTCGCAAATCGCCAATATTCGCGATATTCGACAAGGTGTTAGCGAGGCTGGCCGTTTCTATTGTGAGTTGATGAAACTTGGCGCCAGTGTTAAGTGTTTCGACGTGGGTGGCGGCTTAGCTGTTGATTACGATGGTACGCGTAGCCAAAGCAGCCATTCAATGAACTATGGCTTAACCGAGTATGCTAACAATATCGTGAGTGTTCTCACTGATATGTGTAAAGAGTATGAGCAGCCGATGCCGAGAATTATCTCAGAATCGGGCCGTTACTTGACTGCACATCATGCGGTATTACTAACTGACGTGATTGGTACTGAAGCGTATAAGCCTGAAGATATTCAGCCTCCTGCAGAAGACGCACCTCAGTTACTGCACAACATGTGGCAGTCTTGGATCGAAGTCAGTGGTAAAGCCGATCAGCGCGCCTTGATTGAGATTTATCATGATTGCCAGAGCGACTTAACTGAAGTGCACTCGCTGTTTGCCGTTGGTCAGTTAGGTTTAGCTGAGCGTGCATGGGCGGAGCAGGTAAACTTACGCGTATGTTACGAACTACAAGGTAGCATGAGCGCTAAGTACCGTTTCCACAGACCGGTTATTGATGAGCTAAACGAAAAACTAGCAGACAAGTTCTTCGTTAACTTCTCATTGTTCCAGTCACTTCCTGACGCTTGGGGTATCGATCAGGTATTCCCTGTAATGCCACTATCAGGACTTGATAAGGCGCCAGAGAGCAGGGCGGTAATGTTAGACATCACCTGTGACTCAGACGGTACAGTGGATCAGTACGTAGAAGGTCAAGGTATTGAAACAACGTTACCAGTACCTGCTTGGACACAAGAGAGCCCATATTTAATCGGTTTCTTCTTAGTCGGTGCATATCAAGAGATTTTAGGTGATATGCATAACTTGTTTGGTGACACTAACTCAGCCGTTGTTCGTTTGGACGACGATGCGCGCACTAACGTTGAGTCGGTATTGGCCGGTGATACGGTTGCCGACGTGCTTAGATATGTGAACTTGGATGCGGTTTCATTTATGAGAACCTATGAAGAGTTAGTGAACAAGCATATTGCTGAAGACGAGCGTGCTAATATTCTTGAAGAACTACAGTTAGGTCTTAAAGGTTACACTTACCTAGAAGACTTCTCGTAA